The following coding sequences lie in one Nitrospirota bacterium genomic window:
- a CDS encoding stage 0 sporulation protein: protein MPDVIGIRFKKCGKIYDYEVDAMPVSIGDLVVVESNFGLAIGSVVTETKSVENPQKELKKVLRSATEEDLRAKADNDSIEKEAREYCQQRIIARELPMKLVLTESTLDRKRIVFYFTADGRIDFRELVKDLASRFRTRIEMRQIGVRDETKVIGGLGICGREVCCNCFLSSFAPISIRMAKSQDLVLNPGKLSGLCGRLMCCLGFEVDSGAEPTGDVIELRDDGTTGITAVIDGKSLSTETIEDASILAFLEKKIKTEKPPHKYNKGNQQEVDAQQQAPEQTSPSNKEAAQPAMEQKPAAGRDQEQKRFDPNKRRFHKKVPYSKPVGTDTAETASSQEGAAVTPAQSNGQQDNAERKKKFHFKKHKKIPPKPE from the coding sequence ATGCCTGATGTGATAGGAATACGTTTTAAGAAATGTGGAAAGATTTATGACTACGAAGTGGATGCAATGCCAGTGTCAATAGGTGACCTGGTCGTAGTGGAGTCAAACTTCGGTCTAGCAATAGGAAGTGTGGTGACAGAGACAAAGAGTGTGGAAAATCCTCAAAAGGAACTTAAAAAAGTGCTAAGAAGCGCTACTGAGGAGGATTTAAGGGCAAAAGCCGACAATGACAGCATAGAGAAAGAGGCAAGAGAGTATTGCCAGCAACGAATTATTGCGCGTGAGCTTCCAATGAAACTTGTGCTTACGGAGTCAACTTTGGACAGAAAGCGGATAGTGTTTTATTTCACAGCAGATGGGCGAATTGATTTCAGAGAGCTGGTAAAAGACCTTGCCTCACGCTTTAGAACCCGGATAGAGATGCGCCAGATTGGGGTCAGGGATGAGACAAAAGTGATAGGAGGTCTTGGCATATGCGGCCGTGAGGTTTGCTGTAACTGTTTTCTTTCCAGTTTTGCCCCTATTTCCATACGGATGGCTAAGAGTCAGGATTTGGTGCTAAACCCTGGAAAGCTCTCCGGTCTATGTGGACGGTTGATGTGTTGTTTGGGTTTTGAGGTTGATAGCGGGGCAGAACCAACCGGAGACGTAATCGAGCTTCGGGATGATGGCACAACAGGAATAACAGCAGTGATTGACGGGAAAAGTCTTTCTACAGAGACCATCGAAGACGCCTCGATACTTGCCTTTTTAGAAAAAAAAATAAAAACAGAAAAACCGCCGCATAAATATAATAAAGGCAACCAGCAGGAGGTTGATGCACAGCAGCAGGCGCCAGAACAAACATCACCCTCCAACAAAGAAGCGGCACAGCCTGCTATGGAACAAAAACCTGCTGCAGGCAGAGATCAGGAACAAAAGCGCTTTGACCCTAACAAAAGAAGATTTCATAAAAAGGTTCCATACTCAAAACCTGTAGGCACAGACACCGCAGAGACAGCCTCTTCACAAGAAGGGGCAGCAGTAACTCCAGCTCAGAGCAACGGACAGCAGGATAATGCGGAGAGAAAAAAGAAATTTCACTTTAAAAAACACAAGAAAATACCGCCAAAACCTGAATGA
- a CDS encoding dTMP kinase, whose protein sequence is MAGVFISFEGTDGSGKSTQVKLVAEALRKVSGLDVVETFEPGGTEIGMRIREILLNPKTVNMSPITELMLFYAARAQHVAEVIQPALRRGAYVITDRFIDSTFAYQSYGRGINPELIKQLDALILKGFKPDLTIVIDLDVSIGLNRKKAASKADRLEMEELLFHERVREGFLDLSKAEPLRVKVLDGALPVETLTKRIVETIKERCNCL, encoded by the coding sequence ATGGCAGGCGTGTTTATATCATTTGAGGGCACTGACGGCTCCGGTAAATCAACGCAGGTTAAGTTGGTTGCTGAGGCTTTGAGGAAAGTAAGCGGTTTGGATGTTGTGGAAACGTTTGAGCCCGGAGGAACAGAAATCGGTATGAGAATAAGGGAAATCCTCCTTAATCCAAAAACCGTCAACATGTCGCCAATTACAGAGCTGATGCTCTTTTACGCAGCACGCGCTCAGCACGTGGCAGAGGTGATACAACCGGCTTTACGGCGCGGTGCTTACGTTATTACGGATAGATTCATCGATTCCACCTTTGCCTACCAGTCCTATGGGCGCGGTATAAACCCGGAACTCATTAAGCAGCTTGATGCACTTATACTAAAGGGATTTAAACCCGACCTTACAATTGTTATAGACCTTGACGTTTCTATAGGGCTAAACAGAAAGAAGGCAGCATCAAAAGCGGACAGACTTGAAATGGAGGAGTTATTGTTTCATGAAAGAGTACGGGAGGGGTTTTTGGATTTATCCAAAGCTGAACCGCTTAGAGTTAAAGTCCTTGACGGTGCTTTGCCTGTTGAAACACTCACCAAACGTATTGTTGAGACTATAAAGGAGAGGTGCAATTGCCTTTAG
- a CDS encoding AAA family ATPase, whose protein sequence is MPTKLVDRMPLGLIGHERAAYMLTSMLRSGKVASSFLFYGPAGTGKTFAAFAFLKSMNCKVKGPVDFCGTCSSCVNVDKRVHPDLKVTAFDESIIKIEEIREIENFLATTSMQWAQKCLIVENADMMNEASANAFLKTLEEPPAGCVIVLITSKEEALPDTIRSRCLKIPFCPLNPSDMLKVASEAGEHPDEIQLRLSQGDIGKALDAGIVPKRNNDYLIFSKMFTGAQKPISKHETLKTRDDMLKWLQSALVFLRDISILKCDVNSPYVVNSDMREQLVKLTAQVDIGSVLDTFQRLLELSNYFVLNLNVGVTFNYVYSVLGALSKQSQVYKELI, encoded by the coding sequence ATGCCAACGAAGTTAGTCGATAGAATGCCGCTTGGTCTTATAGGACATGAAAGAGCAGCATATATGCTTACCTCTATGCTAAGAAGCGGAAAGGTGGCGTCATCCTTTCTCTTTTACGGTCCTGCCGGTACAGGAAAAACATTTGCAGCTTTTGCGTTTTTAAAATCAATGAATTGTAAAGTCAAAGGGCCTGTGGATTTCTGCGGCACCTGCTCCTCGTGTGTTAATGTGGATAAACGTGTTCATCCTGACTTAAAAGTAACAGCCTTTGATGAAAGTATTATAAAGATTGAGGAAATAAGGGAAATAGAGAACTTCTTAGCTACAACCTCCATGCAATGGGCTCAGAAGTGCCTTATAGTGGAAAATGCCGATATGATGAATGAGGCATCGGCTAACGCTTTTCTAAAGACCCTTGAGGAACCGCCGGCAGGGTGCGTTATAGTGCTCATAACCTCAAAAGAGGAGGCACTGCCTGACACCATACGCTCAAGATGTCTGAAAATCCCCTTTTGTCCGCTAAACCCATCTGATATGCTAAAGGTTGCATCTGAGGCAGGTGAGCACCCTGATGAAATCCAGCTCAGACTCTCTCAGGGAGACATCGGGAAAGCCCTTGATGCCGGCATAGTGCCAAAAAGAAACAACGACTATTTGATTTTTTCTAAGATGTTTACCGGTGCCCAAAAACCAATTTCAAAACATGAAACGCTTAAGACCAGAGACGACATGCTTAAGTGGTTACAGTCTGCACTGGTTTTTCTCAGAGACATTTCCATTCTGAAATGCGATGTGAACTCCCCATACGTGGTTAACTCTGATATGAGAGAACAACTTGTTAAACTCACTGCCCAGGTAGATATAGGCAGTGTGCTGGACACTTTTCAAAGGCTTCTTGAGTTGTCTAATTACTTTGTACTGAATCTTAATGTTGGTGTTACCTTTAACTATGTCTATTCGGTTTTAGGTGCTTTATCAAAACAAAGCCAGGTTTATAAGGAGTTGATATAA